The nucleotide window CTCAAGGTGTGCTCCTTCATATGGTGATGACGTCTTGCGCTGACCGGGGACGAACGTTCCGGGCTCGGACAGGGGGTGCAGCGAGGTGGGGACTCACAGGCTCAGGCGGATCGACGCACTCTCCGACAGCCAGTGGTTTGAACTCGGCTTCCTGCCCAAGAAGGACGAGGGGCGGATTGCGGTCGGGCATGGCGGGGCCTCCGTAGCATTGCGCTGTGAGGCAGCCGACGGGCGCTGGGAGAGGAGCGTCAGGCGGGCCATGTCGGTACCGGTGTCGGACCCAGACGGACACTGTTGCTGTTGGAGGTGTCCTTGGCGTGGGTACTGGCTGATCGTCGGCATCTCCTCCGGGCCCGGCGGCCGGTCTCGGTGCGTGGGGTCTGGCCCGTTCCTTCTCAGGGCTTGCTGCGTGCCTGTTCCAGGGCCGTACGAATCTCCTCGGTGTCGGCCCGCTTCCCCGGGTCCCGGAAAAAGGGCAGCCGGGGGTCGGACAGGTAGGGGAGGACGTAGGCGGGGCTGCCCTCCTGGATGCGCCAGCTCTCCGTCGTGGCGCCGACGTCGACCGTGTCGTAGCCCAGGCGGTCGAGCAGCGCGGTGACGGACTTTTTGGCCGCGTCGTCGTCGCCGGCGATCGGGAGCGCGCTGCGGTCGGGGGATCCGGTGGGGCGGGCGAGGGAGACGAGGTGTTCGAAGTAGATGGTGTTGAACGTCTTGACCGTCCGTGCTCCCGGCACGTACCGCTGGAACAGCTCTCCCGCGGTCAGGCTGCCCGTCTCCAGTTCGGCGATGACGCCGTCCCGCATCCGGTAGTAGTTGTTCGTGTCGATGACGGTCTTCCCAGCCAGGGCGTGCGCGGGCAGGTGGGGTACGGCGCTGAAGGGGACGGCGACGACCGTCCAGTCGCCGGCCTCTGCGGCCTCTGCCGGAGTGGCCGCACGCGCCCGGGGGCCGAGGCGGTCGGTGAGGCCTCGCAGGGTCTGGGGACCGCGAGAGTTGCTGAGCACCACGTCGATTCCCGCGTTGACGGCCAGGCGTGCGACCGCGCCGCCGATGTTGCCGCTTCCGATGATGCCGAGCGTGTGGTTCATTGCTGTTCCTTGTGGTGATGGCCTTCGTCTTTGGACGGACCTCTCGGCGCCCGCAGACCGTGGCGGGGTGTGTAACTGCGGTCTGCGGGCGTGGACGTGGACGTGTTCCGGCATGTGGACGGGATGTCCGTAGTGTGGGTTGCGCGGGGTGGTCAGTGCCCGGAAAGGAGTCGTTCCTTCAGAGCACTGCCGTAGCTCGCGTAGCGCTCCTCCATTTGAGGCCGGGCGGACTCCACGGTCTCCACGGCTGCCGGGCCGGTGAACTCCTCGGATTCCGTGAATCGCGTTCCGCCGTCATGCGGGTCGAGGAGGAAGGAGTGCTGACCCATGAGGACGTCGGGAATGCCGCCTTCCCAGGCAAGCCGTCGCGGCGCCTCGTAGTGGAGGACCGTGAAACTGTATTCCCCGTCGATTTCGGTTCCCAGTGACACCTTGGCCCGCAGCTGGCTTCCGGGAAGGATTTCGGTGGGGACATCGACGAAACTCAGTGAGGGGTGCCATTGCGCGTATCCGGCGAAGTCGGTCAGTTCCTTCCATACGTCTTCGGGGGGAGAGGCGATTTCGGTGACCGCGGTGATGACTGGATTGTTGTTCATATTTGTCATGCTTCCTTGTGGTTTTCCAGGATGATCTTGCCGTGGGTGTGGCCGCCGGCCAGCTGCCGCTGGGCCTGCGCGGCCTGGTCGAGGGGGAAGGTCCGGTCGATGTGGACGGTGAGCTTGCCCTCTTCGGCGAGTTCCACCAGCCGGGTCAGGTCGTCGCCGTCGAGGTGGAGGTAGACGTCGATGGCCCCCGCGTACTCGGCGGCGGACCGCGTGATGGAAGCGACCCGCGCCCCGAGGGCGGCGACTTCCTTCGTCGTGGACAGGGAGCCGCGTCCGGCGGTGTCGAGGACCGCGTCGACCCCGCCCGGGGCGATCTTGTGCACCTGCTCGACCAGTTCGTCGCCGTAGCGCACCGGCGTCGCGCCCAAGGACTCGATGAACTCCTGGCTGGCCTCGGAGCCGGTCCCGATCACCCGCGCGCCGCGCGCGACGGCGATCTGGACGGCGAGGTGTCCCACGCCGCCCGCCGCGCCGTGCACCAGCACGGTGTCACCGGCGGTCACCTCGAGGCTGTGCACGATGGCCTGGTAGGCGGTGAGCCCGGCGACCGGCAGCCCGGCGGCCTGCGCCCAGCTCAGGTTCCTCGGCTTGCGC belongs to Streptomyces graminofaciens and includes:
- a CDS encoding NADPH-dependent F420 reductase, which translates into the protein MNHTLGIIGSGNIGGAVARLAVNAGIDVVLSNSRGPQTLRGLTDRLGPRARAATPAEAAEAGDWTVVAVPFSAVPHLPAHALAGKTVIDTNNYYRMRDGVIAELETGSLTAGELFQRYVPGARTVKTFNTIYFEHLVSLARPTGSPDRSALPIAGDDDAAKKSVTALLDRLGYDTVDVGATTESWRIQEGSPAYVLPYLSDPRLPFFRDPGKRADTEEIRTALEQARSKP
- a CDS encoding SRPBCC domain-containing protein, translated to MNNNPVITAVTEIASPPEDVWKELTDFAGYAQWHPSLSFVDVPTEILPGSQLRAKVSLGTEIDGEYSFTVLHYEAPRRLAWEGGIPDVLMGQHSFLLDPHDGGTRFTESEEFTGPAAVETVESARPQMEERYASYGSALKERLLSGH
- a CDS encoding NADP-dependent oxidoreductase, with protein sequence MFADLVLVRIEAAALNPADLAFQGGHADPVMDSLFPVTPGWDLAGVVEQAGPAVAGFRPGDEVIGYVRGQAMHYGTYAEKISAEPRQLVRKPRNLSWAQAAGLPVAGLTAYQAIVHSLEVTAGDTVLVHGAAGGVGHLAVQIAVARGARVIGTGSEASQEFIESLGATPVRYGDELVEQVHKIAPGGVDAVLDTAGRGSLSTTKEVAALGARVASITRSAAEYAGAIDVYLHLDGDDLTRLVELAEEGKLTVHIDRTFPLDQAAQAQRQLAGGHTHGKIILENHKEA